Proteins encoded by one window of Vigna radiata var. radiata cultivar VC1973A chromosome 5, Vradiata_ver6, whole genome shotgun sequence:
- the LOC106759911 gene encoding probable mitochondrial adenine nucleotide transporter BTL3 isoform X2, giving the protein MTMQAGDLCHQQNTHSSLTFFSSISDFASFTGGLFLEPKVPDSFLRSVSVKIHAAASSQSNTHRQRRRLPVGCFLSVSLPTVKLVTEPKLPNDEHVSNQDTTSNGVVQQRKVKVKVRGGNAVNTTKHLWAGAIAAMVSRTCVAPLERLKLEYIVRGEKRNIFELISKIAATQGLRGFWKGNLVNVLRTAPFKAVNFCAYDTYRKQLLRFSGNEETTNFERFIAGAAAGITATIICLPLDTIRTKLVAPGGEALGGVIGAFQYMIRTEGFFSLYKGLVPSIISMAPSGAVFYGVYDILKSAYLHSPEGKKRIQNMHKEGQELSAFDQLELGPVRTLLNGAIAGACAEAATYPFEVVRRRLQLQVQATKLSSFATFVKIVEQGGIPALYAGLVPSLLQESGELSSGWLSIHSL; this is encoded by the exons ATGACAATGCAGGCAGGGGACCTCTGCCACCAACAAAATACGCATTCTTCCCtcactttcttctcttcaatttcagATTTTGCTTCCTTCACCGGAGGCTTGTTTCTCGAGCCCAAAGTTCCCGATTCCTTTCTTCGTTCCGTTTCCGTCAAGATTCACGCCGCCGCTTCTTCCCAATCCAACACTCATCGCCAACGGAGGAGGCTTCCGGTCGGCTGTTTTTTGTCAGTGAGCTTGCCGACTGTAAAGCTCGTCACTGAACCCAAACTGCCAAATGATGAACACGTGTCCAACCAGGACACCACCTCCAACGGCGTCGTTCAGCAAAGAAAGGTTAAGGTTAAGGTGCGAGGAGGCAATGCCGTCAACACCACCAAGCATCTCTGGGCTGGTGCTATTGCCGCTATGGTGTCTAG GACTTGTGTTGCTCCACTTGAAAGACTGAAGTTGGAATACATAGTTCGTGGTGAGAAGAGGAATATATTCGAGCTTATTAGCAAAATTGCCGCTACTCAAGGGTTGAGAGGCTTTTGGAAAGGGAACCTTGTAAATGTTCTGCGAACAGCTCCATTCAAAGCGGTTAATTTCTGTGCCTACGATACTTATAGAAAGCAGTTGCTGAGGTTTTCTGGGAATGAGGAAACTACTAATTTTGAGAGGTTTATTGCTGGTGCTGCTGCTGGGATTACTGCTACCATTATTTGCCTTCCACTTGACACG ATCCGAACCAAGTTGGTGGCACCTGGTGGAGAAGCTTTGGGTGGTGTAATTGGTGCTTTCCAATACATGATTCGAACCGAAGGATTCTTTTCTCTTTACAAGGGTTTAGTACCATCAATTATAAGTATGGCTCCTTCTGGTGCAGTTTTTTATGGTGTATATGATATACTCAAATCAGCTTATCTGCATTCGCCGGAAGGAAAGAAGAGAATTCAGAATATGCATAAAGAGGGTCAGGAATTGAGTGCATTTGATCAGCTTGAGTTGGGTCCAGTAAGAACATTGTTGAATGGGGCTATTGCTGGTGCATGTGCAGAAGCTGCTACGTACCCATTTGAAGTGGTGAGGAGGCGACTTCAATTGCAAGTTCAGGCTACTAAATTAAGTTCTTTTGCAACGTTTGTGAAAATAGTTGAACAGGGAGGCATTCCAGCTCTCTATGCAGGACTTGTTCCCAGCTTATTGCAG GAATCAGGAGAATTGTCATCTGGCTGGCTGTCAATCCATTCGTTATAA
- the LOC106761565 gene encoding uncharacterized protein LOC106761565, whose protein sequence is MVSFHKALAESPRPEIHAEFEASSKKRKWEEPFAEDFFKDQTTIEKKKSIFDIEIHPETPFSSDKWRQYLTIQSGQIQLCNTRTTSEDHKRNPEPPPSHHMSLDLELNLTCESLRKKEDSNYNVNEKQSSGSPGGLSERDHQDLFNEPSKCKKDSEGINIRSPSWLSSTEDDYNEMVATVCMRCHMLVMLCKSSPSCPNCKFMHPPDQNPSKFLKRRCSLFC, encoded by the exons ATGGTCTCCTTTCACAAAGCGCTGGCCGAGAGTCCAAGGCCTGAAATTCATGCAGAATTTGAAGCATCTTCCAAGAAGAGAAAATGGGAAGAGCCATTTGCCGAAGACTTCTTCAAGGATCAAACAActatagagaaaaagaaatctaTATTTGATATAGAGATTCACCCTGAGACCCCTTTTTCTTCAGATAAATGGCGTCAATACCTCACTATTCAG TCCGGGCAGATACAGTTGTGTAACACGCGAACAACATCAGAGGACCACAAGAGAAATCCGGAGCCACCACCTTCTCATCACATGAGTTTAGACCTGGAGCTGAATTTGACATGTGAATCACTGAGGAAAAAAGAAGACAGTAATTACAATGTGAATGAGAAGCAGAGTTCTGGTTCCCCAGGAGGTTTGAGTGAACGTGATCATCAGGATCTGTTCAATGAACCGAGCAAGTGTAAGAAAGATTCAGAAGGTATAAACATTCGTTCTCCCTCGTGGCTGTCATCAACTGAGGATGATTACAATGAGATGGTTGCAACAGTTTGCATGCGGTGCCACATGTTGGTAATGCTATGCAAGTCATCTCCTTCCTGTCCTAACTGCAAATTCATGCACCCACCAGATCAGAACCCTTCAAAATTCTTGAAGAGAAGGTGCAGTCTTTTCTGCTAG
- the LOC106759911 gene encoding probable mitochondrial adenine nucleotide transporter BTL3 isoform X1: MTMQAGDLCHQQNTHSSLTFFSSISDFASFTGGLFLEPKVPDSFLRSVSVKIHAAASSQSNTHRQRRRLPVGCFLSVSLPTVKLVTEPKLPNDEHVSNQDTTSNGVVQQRKVKVKVRGGNAVNTTKHLWAGAIAAMVSRTCVAPLERLKLEYIVRGEKRNIFELISKIAATQGLRGFWKGNLVNVLRTAPFKAVNFCAYDTYRKQLLRFSGNEETTNFERFIAGAAAGITATIICLPLDTIRTKLVAPGGEALGGVIGAFQYMIRTEGFFSLYKGLVPSIISMAPSGAVFYGVYDILKSAYLHSPEGKKRIQNMHKEGQELSAFDQLELGPVRTLLNGAIAGACAEAATYPFEVVRRRLQLQVQATKLSSFATFVKIVEQGGIPALYAGLVPSLLQVLPSASISFFVYEFMKIVLKVE; encoded by the exons ATGACAATGCAGGCAGGGGACCTCTGCCACCAACAAAATACGCATTCTTCCCtcactttcttctcttcaatttcagATTTTGCTTCCTTCACCGGAGGCTTGTTTCTCGAGCCCAAAGTTCCCGATTCCTTTCTTCGTTCCGTTTCCGTCAAGATTCACGCCGCCGCTTCTTCCCAATCCAACACTCATCGCCAACGGAGGAGGCTTCCGGTCGGCTGTTTTTTGTCAGTGAGCTTGCCGACTGTAAAGCTCGTCACTGAACCCAAACTGCCAAATGATGAACACGTGTCCAACCAGGACACCACCTCCAACGGCGTCGTTCAGCAAAGAAAGGTTAAGGTTAAGGTGCGAGGAGGCAATGCCGTCAACACCACCAAGCATCTCTGGGCTGGTGCTATTGCCGCTATGGTGTCTAG GACTTGTGTTGCTCCACTTGAAAGACTGAAGTTGGAATACATAGTTCGTGGTGAGAAGAGGAATATATTCGAGCTTATTAGCAAAATTGCCGCTACTCAAGGGTTGAGAGGCTTTTGGAAAGGGAACCTTGTAAATGTTCTGCGAACAGCTCCATTCAAAGCGGTTAATTTCTGTGCCTACGATACTTATAGAAAGCAGTTGCTGAGGTTTTCTGGGAATGAGGAAACTACTAATTTTGAGAGGTTTATTGCTGGTGCTGCTGCTGGGATTACTGCTACCATTATTTGCCTTCCACTTGACACG ATCCGAACCAAGTTGGTGGCACCTGGTGGAGAAGCTTTGGGTGGTGTAATTGGTGCTTTCCAATACATGATTCGAACCGAAGGATTCTTTTCTCTTTACAAGGGTTTAGTACCATCAATTATAAGTATGGCTCCTTCTGGTGCAGTTTTTTATGGTGTATATGATATACTCAAATCAGCTTATCTGCATTCGCCGGAAGGAAAGAAGAGAATTCAGAATATGCATAAAGAGGGTCAGGAATTGAGTGCATTTGATCAGCTTGAGTTGGGTCCAGTAAGAACATTGTTGAATGGGGCTATTGCTGGTGCATGTGCAGAAGCTGCTACGTACCCATTTGAAGTGGTGAGGAGGCGACTTCAATTGCAAGTTCAGGCTACTAAATTAAGTTCTTTTGCAACGTTTGTGAAAATAGTTGAACAGGGAGGCATTCCAGCTCTCTATGCAGGACTTGTTCCCAGCTTATTGCAG GTACTTCCTTCAGCTTCAATAAGTTTCTTTGTCTATGAGTTCATGAAGATTGTTCTGAAAGTGGAGTAG
- the LOC106760358 gene encoding transcription factor MYB41 has translation MGRSPCCDENGLKKGPWTPEEDQKLVQHIEKHGHGSWRALPKLAGLNRCGKSCRLRWTNYLRPDIKRGKFSQEEEQTILHLHSILGNKWSAIATHLPGRTDNEIKNFWNTHLKKKLIQMGFDPMTHQPRTDLVSSLPYLLALANMTDLMDHQSLDEHAMMLQAEAVQLAKLQYLHYLIQSSNSLSSNHYDQNATTNNIEPFTLLNSISNVKENPVMLQPDAPSSFSHGIASSQPLHHPNMLPHLIDPQVSFSSQSCLNSEMGQGTNFAMLSQGDHTLDHDSSWTIPSIPPNAIGTSANNPGDASSSTSSYGGGPQSYWPELFFEDPIMHELS, from the exons ATGGGAAGATCTCCATGCTGCGACGAGAATGGCCTTAAGAAAGGTCCCTGGACTCCCGAAGAAGATCAAAAGCTGGTTCAGCACATTGAGAAACATGGTCATGGAAGCTGGAGAGCCCTCCCTAAGCTAGCCG GTCTGAACAGATGTGGAAAAAGTTGTAGGCTAAGGTGGACTAACTATTTAAGGCCTGATATCAAGAGGGGAAAATTTTCTCAAGAAGAGGAGCAAACAATTTTGCATCTCCATTCTATCCTTGGAAACAA ATGGTCAGCAATTGCGACCCACCTTCCTGGCAGGACGGATAATGAGATAAAAAATTTCTGGAATActcatttaaagaaaaagttgattCAGATGGGTTTTGATCCAATGACTCACCAACCCAGAACTGACCTTGTTTCCAGCTTGCCCTATCTGCTAGCTTTGGCCAACATGACAGACCTTATGGATCATCAGTCCTTGGATGAACATGCTATGATGTTGCAAGCAGAGGCAGTCCAGCTGGCAAAGCTTCAATACCTTCATTATCTAATCCAATCCTCAAACTCCTTAAGCTCCAACCACTATGATCAAAATGCCACCACAAACAACATTGAACCTTTCACTTTGTTAAACTCAATCTCCAATGTGAAAGAGAATCCGGTCATGTTGCAACCAGATGCTCCTTCCTCATTTTCACATGGCATTGCTAGTTCTCAACCACTCCACCACCCAAACATGCTACCTCACCTTATAGACCCACAAGTCTCTTTCAGTTCTCAATCATGTTTGAATAGTGAGATGGGTCAAGGTACTAACTTTGCAATGCTAAGTCAAGGGGATCACACGCTTGATCATGACTCTTCCTGGACTATTCCATCTATTCCTCCCAATGCAATAGGTACATCAGCTAACAATCCAGGAGACGCTAGCAGCAGCACTTCTAGCTATGGAGGAGGACCCCAATCTTATTGGCCTGAACTATTTTTCGAGGACCCCATCATGCATGAGCTATCTTAG
- the LOC106761727 gene encoding signal peptidase complex-like protein DTM1, with translation MANDAVLRTCLLWLAAVILAVGIFTHSLKKMMVTYVFGVLGIAALLLPDWDYFNRDFSRWTYPVTAEERANSPHAQGSGFLRFAHSPLRVIVYSVVYGCAMYKWWEYVSS, from the exons ATGGCAAACGACGCCGTTCTCAGAACCTGCCTTCTCTGGCTGGCCGCAGTTATTTTAGCCGTTGGCATATTCACCCACTctttgaagaagatgatggtgacCTACGTCTTCGGAGTTCTTGGGATTGCGGCGCTTCTCCTTCCTGATTGGGATTACTTCAACCGTGATTTCTCTCGTTGGACTTACCCTGTGACTGCTGAGGAAAGGGCGAATTCTCCACATGCCCAAGGATCTGGATTTCTCAG GTTTGCTCATTCTCCTCTAAGGGTGATTGTTTATAGTGTGGTTTATGGATGTGCTATGTACAAATGGTGGGAGTATGTTTCAAGCTAA
- the LOC106760357 gene encoding uncharacterized protein LOC106760357 has translation MDNAFTSSLFTTSFPSSNIIIQQDNSSFSITVILNDSDYPLWSQLMDMRIGARNKSRYLTGIVTKPSIDDPTYDNWVTENKWVKSWLIDSMSPSLMQRFIRLESAHQIWDVALRTFYDGSDETCLFELNQRSFSTKQHGRPLSTYCNELLSIFQEIDHRMSSSETTVNGVVQMHSSMARLRVHIFLSGFLILTKFVERFFVKTQNWILRAHMSMSVVNINNVSLWVVLLLPRIPQLYYLSDYGHSKNRCYEIIGYPTW, from the exons ATGGATAATGCTTTCACCTCCTCACTATTTACCACCTCTTTTCCGTCCTCCAATATTATCATTCAGCaagacaattcttccttttctatCACTGTTATTCTTAATGACTCTGATTATCCTCTTTGGTCCCAGCTAATGGACATGCGTATTGGAGCTCGAAACAAATCGCGGTATCTCACTGGCATAGTGACGAAACCCTCCATTGATGACCCAACCTATGATAATTGGGTCACTGAAAATAAATGGGTGAAAAGCTGGCTTATTGACTCCATGAGCCCCTCGTTGATGCAGCGGTTTATCCGCCTTGAATCTGCCCATCAAATTTGGGATGTAGCTCTCCGCACATTCTACGATGGATCCGATGAAACTTGCCTCTTCGAACTGAACCAACGATCTTTCTCCACCAAACAACATGGTCGTCCCCTCTCTACTTATTGTAATGAACTACTCTCCATctttcaagaaattgatcatcGTATGTCTTCTTCTGAAACCACTGTGAATGGCGTAGTCCAGATGCATTCTTCTATGGCTCGTCTGCGCGTTCACATCTTTCTTAGTGGCTTTCTGATTTTGACCAAGTTCGTGGAGAGATTCTTCGTAAAGACCCAAAATTGGATCTTGAGAGCACATATGTCTATGTCCGTCGTGAACATCAATAACGTATCACTATGGGTCGTCCTGCTCCTACCTCGGATTCCTCAGCTCTACTATCTCAG TGATTATGGTCATTCCAAGAATCGTTGCTATGAAATCATCGGGTATCCAACATGGTAG